One genomic segment of Occultella kanbiaonis includes these proteins:
- a CDS encoding MIP/aquaporin family protein, with protein sequence MLTLLGCGVVANVLLPKTKGNNGGWLLINFGWGLAVFAGVYVAYSTGAHINPAVTLGLLANGSDFFPGNPDAGLEVIAGTVPNAFVYILAQMLGAILGAVVCWLAHKQHFDEPADEGTKLAVFSTGPAIRSYGWNFVTEVIATFVLVYVIIAFGSTPSGLGPLAVALLVVGIGASLGGPTGYAINPARDLGPRIAHALLPIKGKGSSDWGYSWVPVAGPIVGGVIAGLFATVSL encoded by the coding sequence ATGTTGACGTTGCTCGGTTGTGGTGTGGTGGCGAATGTCCTGCTGCCGAAGACCAAGGGCAACAATGGGGGCTGGCTGCTCATCAACTTCGGCTGGGGCCTGGCGGTGTTCGCAGGCGTGTACGTCGCCTACTCCACGGGCGCACACATCAACCCGGCCGTCACGCTCGGACTCCTCGCCAACGGCTCGGACTTCTTCCCGGGGAACCCGGACGCCGGTCTCGAGGTCATCGCAGGCACCGTCCCGAACGCTTTCGTCTACATCCTCGCCCAGATGCTCGGCGCGATCCTCGGCGCCGTGGTGTGCTGGCTCGCTCACAAGCAGCACTTCGACGAACCCGCTGACGAGGGCACCAAGCTCGCCGTGTTCTCGACCGGGCCGGCGATCCGTTCCTACGGCTGGAACTTCGTCACTGAAGTCATCGCGACCTTCGTACTGGTCTACGTGATCATCGCGTTCGGCAGCACGCCCTCGGGTCTCGGGCCGCTCGCCGTCGCCCTCCTCGTGGTCGGTATCGGCGCCAGCCTCGGTGGTCCGACCGGGTACGCCATCAACCCAGCTCGTGACCTCGGCCCCCGGATCGCGCACGCTCTGCTGCCCATCAAGGGCAAGGGCTCCAGCGACTGGGGCTACTCCTGGGTGCCGGTCGCCGGGCCGATCGTCGGTGGTGTCATCGCCGGTCTGTTCGCGACCGTCTCACTCTGA
- a CDS encoding glycerol-3-phosphate dehydrogenase/oxidase yields MATIALTAQTRTDALAAMSDGTPLDILVIGGGVTGAGIALDAATRGLRVGIVEAQDWASGTSSRSSKLVHGGLRYLQMLDFTLVHEALTERDLLLTEIAPHLVRPVPFLYPLEHRFWQRFYVGSGVGLYDALASLTSRRRALPFHKHLSRSELERVFPDLRHDAAIGAIQYWDASVDDARLVVTLVRTAAEYGALAASRTQVVELTKTSGRVDGAVLVDAETGERLTVKADQVINATGVWTEETEGLAAEEGGLHVLASKGIHIVVPRERIRGEKGLILQTEKSVLFVIPWSRYWVIGTTDTPWKQELRHPVATNADIEYVLEHANAVLANPLTKDDIIGTWAGLRPLLQPGTKEGTSSAKVSREHTVASVAPGLTAIAGGKLTTYRVMAKDAVDFALGDRAESLPSITDHIPLAGAVGLQAVRRKSRAYAEKYGWTKAMVDHLLHRYGSQLTQIVDAVEAQPDLARPLEHAPAYLRAEIAFAATHELVLHLEDVLAHRTRLEYEVPDAGEAALEEILDVITPILGWDQARRETERRSYLDRRAATEAAALTATDEEGEQARLQADDIAPMISLVEPS; encoded by the coding sequence GTGGCCACGATCGCGTTGACCGCCCAGACCCGAACCGATGCGCTCGCCGCGATGTCCGACGGCACCCCGCTCGACATCCTTGTGATCGGGGGTGGTGTGACGGGCGCGGGAATCGCGCTCGACGCCGCGACGCGTGGCCTGCGAGTGGGCATCGTGGAAGCACAGGACTGGGCGTCCGGGACCTCCAGCCGGTCCAGCAAGCTCGTGCACGGCGGATTGCGCTACCTGCAGATGCTCGACTTCACCCTGGTCCACGAGGCGCTCACCGAGCGGGACCTCCTGCTCACCGAGATCGCACCGCACCTGGTGCGTCCGGTGCCGTTCCTGTACCCGCTCGAGCACCGGTTCTGGCAACGGTTCTACGTCGGCTCCGGCGTCGGGCTCTATGACGCCCTCGCCTCGCTGACCTCGCGCCGTCGAGCGCTGCCGTTCCACAAGCACCTCTCCCGCTCCGAGCTTGAGCGGGTCTTCCCGGACCTGCGGCACGATGCCGCCATCGGGGCGATCCAGTACTGGGACGCGAGCGTCGACGACGCCCGCCTCGTGGTCACGCTGGTCCGCACGGCCGCCGAGTACGGCGCCCTGGCCGCGTCCCGCACCCAGGTGGTCGAGTTGACCAAGACCTCCGGCCGCGTGGACGGCGCAGTCCTGGTGGACGCGGAGACCGGGGAACGACTCACGGTCAAGGCAGACCAGGTCATCAACGCCACCGGCGTGTGGACCGAGGAGACCGAGGGCCTCGCCGCCGAGGAGGGCGGACTGCACGTGCTGGCCTCGAAGGGGATCCACATCGTGGTCCCCCGCGAGCGGATCCGCGGCGAGAAGGGTCTGATCCTGCAGACCGAGAAGAGCGTCCTGTTCGTGATCCCGTGGTCCCGGTACTGGGTGATCGGCACCACCGACACGCCCTGGAAGCAGGAGCTTCGGCACCCGGTGGCCACGAACGCGGACATCGAGTACGTGCTCGAGCACGCCAATGCCGTCCTCGCCAATCCGCTCACCAAGGACGACATCATCGGCACCTGGGCCGGGTTGCGCCCGCTGCTGCAGCCGGGCACGAAGGAGGGCACGTCCTCGGCGAAGGTCTCCCGCGAGCACACCGTCGCCTCCGTCGCCCCCGGCCTCACGGCGATCGCCGGTGGCAAGCTCACCACCTACCGGGTGATGGCCAAGGACGCGGTCGACTTCGCGCTCGGCGACCGGGCCGAGTCGCTGCCCTCGATCACCGACCACATCCCACTCGCCGGTGCCGTCGGACTACAGGCCGTGCGCCGCAAGTCCCGTGCCTATGCCGAGAAGTACGGGTGGACGAAGGCGATGGTCGATCACCTGCTGCACCGCTACGGATCCCAACTGACGCAGATCGTGGACGCGGTCGAGGCACAGCCAGATCTGGCCCGGCCGCTGGAGCATGCCCCGGCGTACCTGCGGGCAGAGATCGCGTTCGCTGCGACCCACGAACTCGTCCTCCACCTGGAGGACGTGCTGGCCCACCGGACCCGCCTCGAGTACGAGGTCCCAGACGCGGGCGAGGCCGCGCTCGAGGAGATCCTCGACGTCATCACCCCCATCCTCGGATGGGACCAGGCCCGCCGCGAGACCGAACGGCGTTCCTACCTCGACCGCCGGGCGGCCACCGAGGCGGCCGCCCTGACCGCCACCGACGAGGAGGGTGAGCAGGCACGACTCCAGGCTGACGACATCGCCCCGATGATTTCGCTCGTCGAGCCTTCCTGA
- a CDS encoding sugar-binding transcriptional regulator, giving the protein MREDDAFRAATMYYLQDQTMDVIARTLGISRSTVSRLIKSAREDGMVRISLRPPSSTGSQLGHRLSATFGIKAHVVSVRESASEVHRLEQVAMVAAGLIAEWFGPDMVLGVAWGTTVAAISRHLKSSPSPGSVVVQLNGAANTYASGVTYASDLIAAIAAAFDSTMYHFPVPAFFDFPETKRMMWRERSVRRVLQMQQRVDVALFGVGALSAEVPSHVYSSGYLDDAEIASLAADRVVGDVCTVFLREDGSFRDIDINARATGPSPLELRSIKRRVCVVVGEAKAHALLGALRARVVTDLVTDETTARHVLGLLRGAPGTAEGGRLVP; this is encoded by the coding sequence ATGCGTGAGGACGACGCCTTCCGGGCGGCCACGATGTACTACCTGCAGGACCAGACCATGGACGTGATCGCCCGCACGCTCGGGATCTCCCGGTCCACCGTTTCCCGGCTGATCAAGTCCGCCCGCGAGGACGGCATGGTGCGGATCTCGCTGCGCCCGCCGAGCAGCACCGGGTCCCAGCTGGGGCACCGGCTGTCCGCGACGTTCGGGATCAAGGCGCACGTGGTCTCGGTCCGGGAGAGTGCCTCGGAGGTACACCGGCTCGAGCAGGTGGCGATGGTCGCCGCCGGCCTCATCGCCGAGTGGTTCGGGCCGGACATGGTGCTCGGGGTGGCCTGGGGCACCACGGTCGCGGCGATCTCGCGTCACCTCAAGTCGTCCCCGAGCCCCGGGAGCGTGGTGGTCCAGCTCAACGGCGCCGCGAACACCTATGCCAGCGGCGTCACCTACGCCAGCGACCTGATCGCGGCGATCGCCGCGGCGTTCGACTCCACGATGTACCACTTCCCGGTGCCGGCGTTCTTCGACTTCCCGGAGACCAAACGCATGATGTGGCGCGAGCGCAGCGTGCGGCGGGTGCTCCAGATGCAGCAGCGGGTGGACGTCGCGCTGTTCGGGGTCGGGGCGCTGTCGGCCGAGGTGCCGTCCCACGTGTACTCCTCCGGCTACCTCGACGACGCGGAGATCGCCTCGCTCGCCGCCGACCGCGTGGTCGGCGACGTGTGCACCGTGTTCCTGCGCGAGGACGGCAGCTTCCGCGACATCGACATCAACGCGCGCGCCACGGGCCCGAGCCCGCTCGAGCTGCGGTCGATCAAGCGCCGGGTGTGCGTGGTCGTCGGCGAGGCGAAGGCACATGCGCTGCTCGGCGCCCTGCGGGCCCGGGTGGTCACCGATCTGGTGACCGACGAGACGACAGCACGGCACGTGCTCGGTCTGCTCCGCGGTGCACCGGGCACCGCCGAGGGTGGCAGGCTGGTGCCGTGA
- a CDS encoding amino-acid N-acetyltransferase, which produces MKPDSSGGPSSIDDPAVVPLIRPALPRDVPTIRTLVEPYAERRILLAKDLVGYYEGVQEFLVAELRGEVVGCGALHVMWEDLAEVRTLAVRADTRGTGIGHLMLEALLARAADLGLKRVFCLTFEVGFFTRHGFAPIVGEVVEASVFHELLLSRDDGIAEFLDLARVKPNTLGNTRMLKVLDVPGGPAPVG; this is translated from the coding sequence GTGAAACCCGACAGCTCCGGCGGTCCCAGCAGCATCGACGATCCGGCTGTGGTCCCGCTGATCCGGCCCGCGCTGCCCCGGGACGTGCCGACGATCCGGACCCTCGTCGAACCGTACGCCGAGCGCCGCATCCTGCTCGCAAAGGACCTGGTCGGCTACTACGAAGGGGTCCAGGAGTTCCTGGTCGCTGAGCTCCGCGGGGAGGTGGTCGGCTGCGGCGCCCTGCATGTGATGTGGGAGGACCTCGCCGAGGTGCGCACCCTGGCGGTGCGCGCGGACACCCGCGGCACCGGCATCGGTCACCTGATGCTCGAGGCGCTCCTGGCGCGGGCCGCCGACCTCGGCCTGAAGCGGGTCTTCTGCCTGACGTTCGAGGTGGGCTTCTTCACCCGGCACGGGTTCGCCCCGATCGTCGGCGAGGTGGTCGAGGCGAGCGTCTTCCACGAACTGCTGCTCTCCCGCGACGACGGCATCGCCGAGTTCCTCGACCTCGCCCGGGTGAAGCCCAACACGCTCGGCAACACCCGCATGCTGAAGGTCCTCGACGTCCCAGGCGGTCCGGCGCCGGTCGGGTAG
- a CDS encoding A/G-specific adenine glycosylase, whose product MTTPVDRRVVAAHGAAGGGRVGSGSAGSAGSAGSAGSAHDLHVALLDWFAANARDLPWRDPAAGAWGVLVSEIMLQQTPVVRVEPRWRDWMARWPTPTDLAAASPADVLRAWDRLGYPRRALRLREAAATIAREHDGRVPTAMADLLALPGVGTYTAAAVTAFAYRRRAVVLDTNVRRVLARLIGGQALPPPALLAVESERALDLLPDGDEDSARWNAALMELGALVCTARSPSCSACPVRTGCAWRRAGAPADAHAAKRRTQAWHGTDRQARGRFLAALRAAPGPLTTAELAAVWEPGPQFERALAGLLADGLIAADTAPDGVVRGYLLPLT is encoded by the coding sequence ATGACCACACCCGTGGACCGCCGCGTCGTCGCCGCTCACGGCGCCGCAGGAGGCGGCCGCGTCGGCTCCGGGTCCGCCGGGTCCGCCGGGTCCGCCGGGTCCGCCGGGTCCGCCCACGATCTGCACGTGGCGCTGCTCGACTGGTTCGCCGCCAACGCTCGCGACCTGCCCTGGCGTGATCCGGCCGCCGGGGCCTGGGGCGTGCTGGTCAGCGAGATCATGCTGCAGCAGACGCCGGTGGTCCGGGTGGAGCCGAGGTGGCGGGACTGGATGGCGCGGTGGCCGACCCCGACAGACCTGGCCGCCGCCAGCCCGGCGGACGTGCTGCGGGCCTGGGACCGGCTCGGGTACCCGCGCCGGGCACTGCGGCTGCGGGAGGCCGCGGCCACGATCGCCCGCGAGCACGACGGCCGGGTGCCGACCGCGATGGCGGACCTGCTCGCCCTACCCGGCGTCGGCACCTACACGGCGGCCGCGGTGACGGCCTTCGCGTACCGGCGCCGCGCCGTCGTCCTGGACACGAACGTGCGACGCGTCCTGGCCCGCCTGATCGGTGGCCAGGCGCTGCCGCCCCCGGCGCTGCTGGCCGTCGAGTCCGAGCGCGCGCTGGACCTGCTGCCCGACGGCGACGAGGACTCCGCCCGCTGGAACGCGGCGCTGATGGAGCTCGGCGCGCTGGTCTGCACGGCCCGGTCCCCGTCCTGCTCGGCCTGCCCGGTTCGGACCGGGTGCGCCTGGCGCCGCGCCGGCGCACCCGCGGACGCACACGCCGCCAAGCGCCGGACGCAGGCCTGGCACGGCACGGACCGTCAGGCCAGGGGCCGGTTCCTGGCAGCGCTGCGGGCCGCGCCCGGTCCGCTCACGACTGCCGAGCTGGCCGCGGTCTGGGAGCCGGGCCCGCAGTTCGAGCGCGCTCTGGCGGGCCTGCTCGCCGACGGTCTGATCGCCGCCGATACCGCGCCCGACGGCGTTGTGCGCGGCTACCTGCTGCCGCTCACCTGA
- a CDS encoding LysR family transcriptional regulator substrate-binding protein, producing MLADADDSAQAPGFRLGYVPGVTPAKWVRIWQERHRVPLTLVPLEPATAAAVLVAGLADAALARPPLDAAVFSTITVYMEEPVVMVSRDHLFAALGDDEPVTVADLADQTMLHPLDDVLYSGAADLPGIGARERPATTAAAVELVAAGIGVLVVPKSLARLHHRKDVTHRRLDGGPEAPVQLAWVSERTTDQVEDLVGIVRGRTVNSSRGRQAEPDGGASSASAAPRGGGQGGKTRQGGNDGKSGRGRDGSRAGGRGGKGGRARGSTGGRRGGSGRRRG from the coding sequence ATGCTGGCCGACGCCGATGACTCCGCGCAGGCCCCCGGCTTCCGCCTCGGCTACGTGCCGGGCGTCACCCCGGCGAAGTGGGTCCGGATCTGGCAGGAGCGACACCGGGTCCCGTTGACGCTCGTCCCGCTCGAGCCGGCGACCGCCGCCGCCGTACTGGTGGCCGGTCTCGCGGACGCTGCACTGGCGCGCCCGCCCCTGGACGCCGCCGTCTTCAGCACCATCACGGTCTACATGGAGGAACCGGTGGTCATGGTCTCCCGCGACCACCTGTTCGCGGCGCTCGGCGATGACGAACCGGTCACCGTGGCGGACCTGGCCGACCAGACGATGCTGCACCCCCTCGACGACGTGCTGTACTCCGGCGCAGCGGACCTGCCCGGGATCGGCGCCCGCGAGCGGCCGGCGACGACCGCGGCCGCCGTGGAACTGGTGGCCGCGGGCATCGGGGTACTCGTCGTGCCGAAGTCCCTGGCTCGGCTGCACCATCGCAAGGACGTCACCCACCGGCGCCTCGACGGCGGCCCCGAGGCACCGGTGCAGCTCGCCTGGGTCAGCGAACGCACCACGGATCAGGTCGAGGATCTGGTCGGCATCGTGCGCGGCCGCACAGTGAACTCCTCCCGTGGTCGCCAGGCCGAACCCGACGGCGGTGCCTCCTCCGCGTCCGCCGCGCCTCGCGGTGGGGGTCAGGGCGGAAAGACCCGCCAGGGCGGGAACGACGGGAAGAGCGGGCGCGGCCGTGACGGTTCGCGCGCCGGGGGCCGGGGCGGGAAGGGTGGCCGGGCGCGCGGGTCCACAGGCGGGCGGCGCGGCGGTTCCGGGCGACGCCGCGGCTGA